The Castor canadensis chromosome X, mCasCan1.hap1v2, whole genome shotgun sequence genome includes a region encoding these proteins:
- the CXHXorf58 gene encoding uncharacterized protein CXorf58 homolog, which produces MNNPSKATGTDVPKSDKQLPEKDQKPRMTTIEKLEAKKLEVSALMIQRAWFIHVDKTIFQLLKHTICAAEQFVAHEILKTVSPIEAKLVKDPSMKCKVRFRFNGETFPPFIVFKIFLHGDGSNNKYFSGKNLLKPSSKAVLDACNIMGKRKFHQQIMEDDRLFQESKIADQIDIVTMQDYLQYSSLMDETPASSGGRNNQWRKLNLRNIPKTMMIYDIVHYAETGAISKRLQEEMKYLLQKPRTVEMRQHQLQIVSEIRYPSFHPVYRPYKQQNKMKHLGRRSKQAQMKVEKMKNAYMTPKEPKASKATTEPQKDTQSTKKQEMIVISTSSLDIVKVKDSTSDSEFEKEEKELFAWYQDLYVDYSSLLDTC; this is translated from the exons ATGAATAATCCCTCAAAAGCAACAGGTACTGATGTTCCAAAATCAGATAAGCAACTGCCAGAAAAAGACCAAAAGCCACGTATGACAACTATTGAAAAGCTGGAGGCAAAAAAACT AGAAGTTTCAGCTCTAATGATACAGAGAGCTTGGTTCATTCATGTGGACAAAACAATATTTCAACTCCTAAAACATACAATTTGTGCAGCG GAACAGTTTGTGGCACATGAAATACTGAAGACAGTGAGCCCCATTGAGGCTAAACTTGTCAAAGATCCTAGCATGAAGTGTAAAGTCAGATTCAG aTTTAATGGTGAAACATTTCCACCTTTCATTGTGTTTAAAATCTTTCTACATGGTGACGGCTCTAATAACAAGTATTTCAGTGGGAAAAATTTATTAAAGCCATCGAGTAAG GCAGTGCTCGATGCTTGCAACATCATGGGGAAAAGGAAATTTCATCAGCAAATTATGGAAGATGATCGTCTTTTCCAGGAGTCCAAAATAGCTGATCAGATAGATATTGTCACCATGCAAGATTACCTGCAA TATAGCAGTCTTATGGATGAGACCCCTGCATCATCTGGTGGCAGAAATAACCAGTGGCGAAAATTAAACCTCAGAAACATTCCCAAGACAATGATGATATATGACATAGTTCATTATGCAGAGACTGGGGCAATCTCAAAGCGATTACAAGAAGAAATGAAGTATCTGTTACAGAAACCACGAACAGTAGAGATGCGTCAGCACCAGCTACAGATTGTTTCTGAAATTAG gtatccatccttccatcctgtGTATCGGCCCTacaaacagcaaaataaaatgaaacatctgGGTCGTCGATCCAAGCAGGCTCAAATGAaagttgaaaaaatgaaaaacgcTTATATGACACCTAAAGAACCAAAGGCTTCAAAGGCTACTACT GAACCACAAAAAGACACACAGAGTACAAAGAAGCAAGAGATGATTGTCATCTCTACCTCATCTCTTGACATTGTGAAAGTCAAAGATTCCACATCAGATAgtgaatttgaaaaagaagagaaggaattatttgcctggtaTCAAGACTTGTATGTTGATTATTCTTCATTACTTGATACATGCTAA